One region of Demequina sp. TMPB413 genomic DNA includes:
- a CDS encoding branched-chain amino acid ABC transporter permease codes for MGDLLIDVVREAFTPTTAAFALAAVGLNFHFGLTGLLNMGQAGFMLLGMYGFAITIREGGPLWLAVIVAIAVAMVFGLLLGWPTLKLRGDYLAIVTIAAAEMVRYLGRSQNLNSLTGASTGIRGNEFKGPFEDLSPFPDSMVDVGPFALHGTRSTSWWLVIVAWVVVAIFIAIFWRLSRSPWGRVLKGIREDEDAVRSLGKNVYSYKMQALVIGGGVGALAGVIWSLGASVQPDSMGRPTTFWVWTLLLLGGAATIFGPVLGSILFWCALVLVKGLAAMWIPDTVLNQQQLEPFSLVLVGVTLMCLVIFRPQGVLGDKRELAFND; via the coding sequence ATGGGTGACCTTCTCATTGACGTGGTGCGCGAGGCGTTCACGCCCACCACCGCCGCCTTCGCCCTCGCGGCGGTCGGCCTTAACTTTCACTTTGGCCTGACTGGCCTCCTGAACATGGGCCAAGCAGGCTTCATGTTGCTGGGAATGTACGGCTTCGCCATCACGATTAGGGAAGGCGGCCCGTTGTGGCTTGCCGTCATCGTGGCGATCGCGGTCGCGATGGTTTTCGGGCTTCTGCTCGGATGGCCGACGCTCAAACTGCGAGGCGACTATCTAGCAATCGTGACCATTGCGGCCGCCGAAATGGTTCGCTACCTCGGCCGCTCGCAAAACCTCAACTCGCTGACGGGCGCCTCGACCGGAATCCGCGGCAATGAGTTCAAGGGCCCGTTCGAAGACCTGTCGCCGTTCCCCGACAGCATGGTCGACGTCGGACCGTTCGCTCTGCACGGCACGCGTTCCACGAGTTGGTGGCTTGTCATCGTCGCCTGGGTCGTCGTTGCCATCTTCATCGCCATCTTCTGGCGCTTGTCGCGCTCCCCTTGGGGCCGGGTGCTGAAGGGCATCCGGGAAGACGAGGACGCGGTGCGCTCGCTTGGCAAGAACGTCTACTCATACAAGATGCAGGCGCTCGTGATCGGCGGCGGCGTTGGAGCTCTCGCTGGCGTGATTTGGTCTCTTGGCGCTTCAGTGCAGCCAGACTCGATGGGAAGGCCAACCACCTTCTGGGTGTGGACCCTCCTGCTCCTGGGAGGAGCTGCGACAATCTTCGGTCCGGTGCTCGGCTCGATCCTCTTCTGGTGCGCGCTCGTCTTGGTCAAGGGACTTGCTGCCATGTGGATCCCCGACACTGTGCTCAACCAGCAACAACTCGAGCCCTTCTCGTTGGTGCTCGTAGGAGTCACTCTCATGTGTCTCGTGATCTTCAGACCACAAGGAGTGCTCGGCGACAAGAGGGAGTTGGCCTTCAATGACTGA